The genomic segment TTGCTTGTTTCCGACAGAACGATTATGGAGTCCTAGAGATTTTACTTCAGGAAAACATGCTAAAGGAACAGCACTGAAAAGGTTGCAATACTTCAGATGTCTCTTGAATAGACGTGGGGTTGCAGCTGCTCCTGTCACAAATTATTATGCCAGAACTCCTCCTGATGGTCCAGGCTCATGCTTGGTGCAGTAAAGTTATTCATCTGTGCATGTCTAGACTATTGTGAATGTAAACTCATGTTTATCTAGCTAGGGGTTAGTGAATGATAGATATTTGTGGTTCATTGACAGCATTCATAGTGTAAGTTATTGTCCAATTCAATAAACAATACCTGTTCACCTGTTTATCTGTTTCCAAATGCAAATTTTGTGGTTATGACTGATTTCAGTGATGTTGATTtccatttctaaaatttaacatGGCATCGTAGCATTTGAACCAATGGTGTTGGTGAGAAATTTGACAGATGAGTATGGAAGATCACAGTGATCAGAGCATGCCTGTGTTTGTTTCTGGTCATTTAACCGATGGATTTGCGAGTGGCAAGAGTATTTCCTTCGGTAAAAAGCAAAACAATTTAACAACAGCGGGTGGTGGTGACGATGAAGCTTCCAGCAGTTGCGCTTGGCGGAAGAAGACAAAGTGTGACGGCAGCTGAGTGGAGGATCCCGAAGAAGAAGATCATCTTAaaggaaaaagttttttttcGATTTAAACTAATTCCtcattcataatttatttcgatttaatttttattaatttcattttaatataatttcttcattttactaattatattttatattaaattatttttatgactaggattaaaataataattatataattttttcaattaaaataatgtttttaaccTATCAATCtcatttcatcattttaattaacttttataaaaatttctctcaattcttttattattatttttctaattcaaataatttcacttttatctttttttttctctcattttcatatttaaaaacaaacacagatttataaatttttagagATCAATTTAGAATCTATAATAATATGTAACTAAAATTTTGGcgtaaattaatttaaattttaattaacatattaattatattcttttattaataagaaaaattattctaaatattactaatttttaatttataaaatgatacctaatttaaataattttacttgcACGAGTTATGAATGAAAGCCACGCCTCTCGCCCTCTCTGCTATTTTCAGCCTCGTGGTCCAGTCCAGTGGGTTCGTCCGGGTCCTCGGTTCCCTGTGGCAcacaaattcttttattattttactaaaatataattagtaaaatgaagaaattatatcaaaataaaatgaagttaataaaaattaagtcgaaataaattatgaatgaggaattagtttaaatatagtaataatattattatcattattattattatattatatattgttgtaCACCTAGGGCTTCTTTTTCCTTATtacactttttattatttttatttacacttataaatacaatttttataggATGAAAAGCATGTTATGatgaaaaatatgatataaatacTAACTTAAGATATATACTTTTTCCGTGAAGAAGAAGGATTGAAAAACCAAAACACTAAAAGAAGCGGCTCACTAAAAAACCGCtgaaactaaattttttaaaaaataaataaaaatcttaactGCCGCTATGTCTAAAAAACCGatgaaagtttattttaaaaaaaaataaaacttagttACGGTTTTTTATTAAACTGCAGGAAGTTAAGGCAGGTTTTTAAAAACCACCCCAAAATAACCCGTAACCcctattataatatattatttttgtagtgatgaTACTTACATATATGGACGTTTGATCCTTTACaccatgtaaaaaatatatacaatgcCGCTAATTTcgtattaaaatattcttttaacccATTAGTTAATGAGAAAATCATATCGTCCCTAATAAAATACTAACTTAagatatatacttttttttgtgtGAGTAAATAAAATTCTGATATTCGTTAATAATACGTTTTTCAAAACTCTAATTCTAAATGATCATATAAACAACCCAAAAGGTTACGAAAAAATGATTGTAGATGCGAAAAACAACTACACGTTGTAAATATAAAGAGACAGAAACGATTATGCTGTCCCATTAAATTTTGCACACTATACTTTatctattcatttatttattttcttcgtTCTTGGCCATGCATACGTTTCACTTTCTTTCTGGAGTGGTTAATAAGCAATGAAAGAAAACCTTTCCAAATTCCAAACTCACCACAAAtatgaatttcattatttatatatagctGTCGACAATCACTTGTAATAGAGCATAACACCTAATCTATGAGCATGGCATCTTCTTCCTCCAAATTGACTCTGAAATTGCTTATCGACGCTAAGCGTGAGAAGGTCCTGTTCGCAGAAACATCAAAAGCGGTTATAGACTTTCTATTTAACTTGCTCTGCTTGCCCATCGGTACTGTCATAAGGATTCTCAACAAGAATCAAATGGTTGGCTGCTTAGCCAATCTCTATCGAAGTGTTGAAAATCTGGATGAAACTTACATGCAACCAGACCTGCATAAGGATCTACTGTTGAAACCAAGTGCCTCCGTTTCTTCACAAATCTCTGGCCTTCTTCCTTCAGTTAATGACAGTTCTTCCAACAACTCCACGAATGTGTTCTACCGGTGCCCAAATCACTCTGGTCGCGTCACATGTGATAACACCACTCGTTGTCCTAGTTGTGGGTCATCTATGAACTCGGAATTGATTTTTGTTGGTGAAAAGGTTGCAAAGGAAATTTCTGCCGTCAAGAGTGGTTTTGTGAAAGAGGTTGTAACTTACATGGTGATGGATGATTTAGTGATTCAGCCCATGTCAAGCATATCAAGCATTACCCTACTTAACAAATTCAACGTCAAAGAGGTTGGCTCCCTGCAGGAAAAGGTGGTCGAGTTGGACATGAACCAGGCatgttttgtttataaaatatgcAGATATAATTATCGCTACTTAggtttaaaatatcttaaatttacTTGTAATTCAATATGCACAAACCAAAGGGTTTTGTGAACTAATAATGCATCATggttcattaatttattttcttcatattatAGGGCGTGAATCTTCTGAAGGCTTCCCTGCAGTCGAAGACGGTTTTGACAGATGTTTTTCTCAGGAATCACTCTTCGGCATAGGGTTTTACGGTGTGATTActaataatactttattttaagtCAATAACCAATGCATATGGAGTTGTAGTCTTGGACTATATAAAAcagtatatttataattattgtccTAAAATATTCTCTTCCTTTTTCGTTGGAAACAGTCAAATAATTCTAGGCGCGGAGGGATTTAAATTGTGATCGATTACCTTTTAAATTGAGTATAATATatgtaacatttttaaattgtaaaaaaaactGTTAGATTACCCAATTAATTCTATAAAGCTAAGACATCTCtttaatcataattatatatgctAACCATCAACCatcataaaatcaattttaaaccATAGAATGGAAAATTAGACagggagaaaagaagagaaacttTCCCGGGAAATTCATAAGTTGGTGCCCTACAAAATTTTTAACTAGTTTGGAAGTTAAATTTTCTTTCCAAGACAAGGCATTGGAAAATCTTTGTTTTACTTTTAGAATCTTGAAGAGACTGAAGAATTAAAAAGTGTAGAAAAAGTTTACTTTTTCAagaataataaacttaaattgcataatttaaaattcaactttcaattttaatcatacttttgttaaatattttcgGAATATTTAACGTTGTGTTTGTTTCAAAAGATGATACGGTGGAAGGAAATCTGCGAAGATAGATTAGAGTAAATATTACTGTTCGCTTAAACGAAAGCGAAAGAGATGGATTAGAGTGAATATTGCATTCAAAACGAGACAGAGGTTGTGGAGGTTGAAGACACACTAAACTTTGAACCCGTGGAACTCGAGAAATACCAAAACCCAACCCGCAATTAATTATAAGGGAGATGAAATCGAGTCCATCTTATGTAAAAAATTACGAAGAAGTCGTATTTGGTTATAACGCATACGTATTTGATTCTAATACAGGCGTATTCAGTTCTAACATAGACGTATTTAGTTTCAAGTAGGTGTATTTGGTTCCATTGTAGacttatttttacaaaatattatattttaaaaataattaattcacttgtaaatataattttttaatcatttaaaaaaaattatttttctccttataataatttttacaattatacatattattaactattatcgctttatattacttttactacttaaaacattttggtaatcttcaatttctgtctgttaaatcatatttttatctGTAGttaaatcttacactaattttataaaatttatttttaaatccacTTCCACTCACCTCCAAAtccctttaaaaaaaataacaatcaatttATTCTCAAATTCTCTCCAATTCATTTAGTTTCACTTTCCCAAATTCATCTTTCAATGTGACAAAGTATTCAGGGAATCTTATTATGTTTGCAGTGAATttgagtttttaattatttgtatttcatttaaatagtaagatctaaaacaaaattttacttGAAGAAGATTATGTGTGATTTTGACAGTAGTTTTGAAAGTACAATTCCTATTTTCGTGTGTATGCACTTttgttcttatttatttttgaaaataaaaagcattttaCATTTCTTTCGTATTTAACAAGGGTGGATGTAAGTATGATACCAAATAACATGGGCAAATTTGTTAACTTTGCTAGTTTTATACGAAAAAGGAAACTTTTGAACCCCTTTTAGCAAAACTCAGAATctctaagaaaaaaagaagttaaatacGCAAAAATGTGAGCATACTATATTTTAGGATTaagtatgtttttagtccttggccgtttctggttttagtctctctttcaaaataaggtataATTTggttctaaaaacatatttaatcctatattttatgatttttttctacaattctaataattttattatgttatggTAATTcgttatatttgaataattttgttgTGTTACGATATTAcaagatataaaataaagggtaatgatactttaacaacatttttttataatattttaataatattgtttacttgttattttgttattggtccaaaattactccccaatcaataataataaaaatcataaatactaACATAAACCAATTATAAAATGACACgtaaatgttgttaaaatattgtcaattaagttttaattttaaccGCTTCTTACCTCGAAGACACGAAAAGTAACTGCACATCGTAAGTATAAATAGACCAGAGACGATCACGCTGTCCCACTAAATTTTGCATGCCTATTTATTGATTGATAtgatttctttttgttgttggCCATGCATGCCGTTTCACTTGCATGAGTAGTTAGGAAGCAATGAAAGAAAACCTTGATTCAACACCAGAGCTATCACCTTGATTCATAATTTATGGGTaagtgttaatttaattttgaaaaagtttttctttaagaaattaTTTCACGTGGTGGTAAATAATATTCCAATTTCcaatctttttctcttttaaatacTAGGATGAaggttaaaatatatatttttattacaaaaatttaattaatttttaatctaaaattatatattttattataaaatctaatatattgtaattttattatatttaaattaatatttttatatgtacttattattatgttattaaataaaatatataatatataatttaacatagttattgattataatttatttattaattttataattttttaaagtaaaaatttataatacttAATAAAACAGTAATCATAGTAATAAAATTTCAgacataataaataaacatgaaGTTTAATCAATGTGAGGATATATAGTTTATTGATTCTATCTACAAAAGTGATCGTAGATACGAAAAACAACTACACGTTATAAAGAGACAGAAACGATTACACTGTCCAATTAAATTTTGCACACTACTTTATcgattcatttatttattttctttctggAGTATTTAATACGCAATGAAAGAAAACCTTGACTCAACGTAATGGCTACCTCTCGATCCAAATTCCAAATTCATCACAAAtatgaatttcattatttatatatatagctgTGGAAAGTCACATTTAGGTTAAGACCTGTAATAGAGCATAACACCTCATCTATCAGCATGGCATCTTCTTCCTCCAAATTGACTCTGAAATTGCTCGTCGACGCTAAGCGTGAGAAGGTCCTGTTCGCAGAAGCATCAAAAGCGGTTATAGACTTTCTATTTAACTTGCTCTGCTTGCCCATCGGTACTGTCATAAGGATTCTCAACAAGAATCAAATGGTTGGCAGCTTAGCAAATCTCTATCAAAGTGTTGAGAATCTGGATGAAACTTACATGCAACCAGACCTGCATAAGGATCTACTGCTGAAACCAAGTGCCCCCATGTCTTCACGAATCACTGGTCTTCTTCCTTCCGTTAATGACACTTCTTCCGACAACTCCTCGAATTTGTTGTATAGGTGCCCAGTTCACTATGGTCGCATCACATGTGATAACACCACTCGTTGTCCTGAATACAACTGTACTAGTAATATGACCTCTGTCGTGCCTTTTGTTGGTGAAAAGGTTGCAAAAGTTATTTCTACCGACAAGAGTGGATTTGTGAAAGAGGTAGTAACTTACATGGTGATGGATGATTTAGTGATTCAGCCCATGTCAAACATATCGAGCCTTACCCTACTTAACAAATTCAACGTCAGAGAGGTTGGCGCCTTACAGGAAAGGGTGGTCGAGTTGGACATGAACCAGGcatgtttttgtttataaaatatggagatgtcattttttcttttaggtTTAAAATATCTTAACTTCTAATTTAATATGCACAAAGTAAAGGGTTTGGGGAATCTCTTACACAtatgttttagttttctttttttattttcgttaACTAGTAATGCATCATggttcattaatttattttcttcatattatAGGGCGTGAATCTTCTGAAGGCTTCTCTGCAGTCGAAGACAGTTTTAACTGATGTTTTTCTCAAGAATCATTCTTCGCCATAGGGTTTCACACAGagtaatatcttattttaagtCAATAACCATTGGATGGAATTGTGGTCTTATTTATGGTGTATAGACggttaaatatgtattaaaaataagaacttTAGCTTTACCTCAATTTTAAAAAGCAGATAATGTTTcaacttatttatatactttaaattaatcttatttttaatgggtagaatatttttaattcatccTTTTAAACTAATGTATATAAATCTAATGGATATatctcatatttatatatatagtatgtGAAATTAGATATTAGTatgaaacaatatattcaacaaaaagtTTAAGATACGATCTTATTATGGCAAATAACACAAAAGAatacctttaaaaaaaattgaattttaattacatttatgTGGGTGGTGATAGCATCATAACAAGACCAATTTTTAATTGCATTAAGTCCTAACTTGATATGACGCTTTATTTtaattgacttttttttctcGAAAATAGGCGATGAAAcgagtaattttaaaaaataatcgtcaatattttatatttttgttttacaattctaatatttttattatgttgtgATAATCAACAAGCAATGAAAGAAAACCTTGATTCAAATCGCAAACTCGTCGACAAGTTAAGATCTGTAAAAAACAGTGTTGGTTAAACTTAAATTGACAGCTTTAATGAGTATTTAATGTGTTAAGAGTTATGAATATGCGTTTCACAAATTTCAGTCctgattaatcattttatattataaattggttagGTAAATTGTGTAAAGTTTAGTTTTCTGGttcatgtttttcattttatatttttgtttttctgtttgaAACAGGGTGGGGATCTGCTCAAGGCTTCTCCAGAGTCGAAGATGGTGTTGACAAGTGTTTTTCTCATGAACCGCACATTATTCCTTAAAAAATCAGTTTCCATTGTTTTACGTTTTGGTTTGGAAGTTTATGGCAACATTATGTTTCTGTgcttttcataattttatgttataaaaaCATTATGTTTGAAATTCATTTACTCAGTCCTACAAAATGCGAGGAAAATAGTGTGGTATATGggtatcaatttttattttcgcGTCCATTTTTATCTTCTGATCGTATATCTTAGGAAGATTGTTGTTTCTTACTTCATTTCTACAGTGTGGTGAATGATGGTACAAATTCTCATAAAAcacaatttctctttttctttaatgtgGTTAGATCCCTTGAGAGgagaattttgaaaattattttttccttttcgtACCTTTTTGGAACACATGTATCTTCTACCATATTTTATTTTGCATATAAAGATTTAACACTTGCAATAGTACGCCCCTTTCGGTTGGTATCTTCAATTATAATATGTGTAATAAACTTTAGAAATAacatttgtttgtgtttgagTTTCTCTTGTTTGTAACCAGTTTAGGATGACAATAGTTTCTCAATCACAAGTTTTAAAACGAACTCATTTGGTAGAATTATGTTCTCTATTTTAATATCTTCCAATAACCttagtgataaaaataaaattaaataatatttataagaataatatatatttttaaaaaaattatttgaaatagttgtactaaaaaaattaaataattaatataatatattttaaaaaataactaagtttaatacaatatatttaataaataattaatacaatatatttaaataagaatttcaattttttttgtaatatcaatttttcataaagaaataaaaatcttCTGAATAAaactaactttaatatatttttaaaaatattattgaatttaaatacaaaattaaaagattaaattgtaCTAACAATCTGAATAAAACtaactttaatttcaatttttcataaagaaataaaaatcttCCGAATAAaactaactttaatatttttaaaaaatattattgaatttaaatacaaaattaaaagattaaattgtaCTAACAAtctgaataaaaaatttctgttaaaaataattttatcatcttGGCTAAAGAAAACAGAGAAGAAGCAGAGGACTACgtaagtttattattattatttaatattattattattattattactatttattatattattattaataaaattaataaaataaaattttcagtataattgaactatttttttttattggaattgAATCCATCATATCATGTAAAATGcatttttcaagataaatatcATTAGAATGTATAATTTTACAGGAGCAAAAGTATTTTTCTAGGATGAATATTATTCAATTATCTCAAATTATGTTAGCAAAATGGAATTAACCATCAATCCTGCAAAtctattcttttaaatatcttaaagCGAACACAAATAAGATTACGAATCCGTCCGCACAAacattgtgaatagtaaaatctTTTGAAACGAACACAATGTAGGTGTAAGAGAGTTTTAAtcttaatgaaattattttttccttataGCTTCTtgtttatgtaaattttaataacaataacagTGAGTCTAGTACTGGTTGGTTGTGACTTATTCTAACACCACTATGATTATCTAACCATCTATTAATAAAAGGGGTCTATAACAAGTTACTagaaatacattaaaaaaaatgatagttTTAATGGTGTTACATTTATGATCCTTacattcttaaatatatattgaattaacTAAGAAGTTGAGAAGTGTATAAAAAATacctttaattttaattaaacttcaattttgttttaattaaaatttcattcacaaaaacaGCGAATAGGTAAAAAAAGGtgaattttaattacatttctATGAGTGCTAGCATGATAACAACGGCAATTTTCAATTGCATTAAGTCATTGGATATTGGACTTTTTTTGAATGACTTTTTCTTCCAAAAATAGGTGATGCAGCGAGTAATTTATAAAAGGACTCCGATGTTAAAAACTTTCTTTTAGCACccttataataattgattacgATAATTGATTACGTGTCAATTCCGTATTTGAAATAGACTAatcacaaataatattttactttaaaaaacaactgtcaatattttatgattttgatcTACAATTCTAATTTATTGTGTTATGGTAATacgttatatttaaataattttgttgtaGTACGAAATATTactatgaaataaaatattgagttaagttttaattttaaccggtaaaacaaagataaaattattcttaaaaaaaaacaagaacaaagggAAGTCAAATCTTTTTCTTTCGTCGAAGACACGAAAAATAACTGCACATCGTAAATATAAATAGACAGAGACGATTACGCTGTTCCACTAAATTTTGCATGCCTATTTATTGATTGATATTATTTCTTTTCGTTGTTGGCCATGCATGCCGTTAAGAAGCACTGAAAGAAAACCTTTTTTCAGACACCAGAGCTATCACCTTGATTCATGATTTATgggtaagttttaatttattttttttttaaaaattctttcaCGTGGTggtaaataatatttcaatttccaaaatctcaatctttttctcttttaaataagACTAGAATGaaggttaaaataatttttttttattaaaagaatttatttaatttttaatctaaaattatatattttattatataatctaatatattgtaattttattatatttaaattaatatttttatattatacttattattattattatgttattaaattatatatatatatatatataaatataatttaatatagttattgattataatttatttattaagtttataattttttaaaagaaaaaaatttataatatttaataaaaaaatattcatagtAATAAAATTTCagacataataaaataaatgtttaatacatcatttggtccctatttTTAGGGCTTTGGTTCAAAAGTAatcttactttttaaaaaagttcaataagacctcatattttgttaaaaaatgtttaatctgGTCTTTTCTGCtcacgccgttaaaaacataatagtGCAAATGCcacgtcatcatcaccatctccagaCAAATCttaatttctctccaagaaacccAAACTGCCGCACCATCCAATGCCGTCACCGCCATCCTCACCGACAGCTGTCCTCTCCAACACATCACGCGCTACCACCAAAGTGTCTTCTCCCTTCTGTTCCACCTCCATCACCTTGCCATGCTGCGACCATCaatcttcaccattttcaccCTCGCACTAGCCAAATCGTCGTCGCGCCAGCAACACTGCCATCTAATCTCCACCACTAACCACCAGCCAAATTGCCAGCTGTTGCAGATCGCGAATCGCCACTCTTCTCTACCACTAATCACGCCGCTGCTTGCCTTCAGCTGCAACCACAATCAGACCTGCAAGCAAACCGTGGAGACCTAAGGTTTCTTGCGTTCTTGTCGCATAGCTTTGGTGGTGGCGTGTGATGCGTTGGAAAGGACGGCTGCCGGCGAGGATGGTGGTGACAGCGCTGGATGGtgcggcggctagggtttcttggagagaaattagggtttgtttgaagatggtgatgatgacgtgacaaagatgttttttttttaaattaaaaaattatttaagtccACCTATTAACGTGTGCCACGTGCTTATGAGAT from the Vigna angularis cultivar LongXiaoDou No.4 chromosome 3, ASM1680809v1, whole genome shotgun sequence genome contains:
- the LOC108324845 gene encoding uncharacterized protein LOC108324845; translated protein: MASSSSKLTLKLLIDAKREKVLFAETSKAVIDFLFNLLCLPIGTVIRILNKNQMVGCLANLYRSVENLDETYMQPDLHKDLLLKPSASVSSQISGLLPSVNDSSSNNSTNVFYRCPNHSGRVTCDNTTRCPSCGSSMNSELIFVGEKVAKEISAVKSGFVKEVVTYMVMDDLVIQPMSSISSITLLNKFNVKEVGSLQEKVVELDMNQGVNLLKASLQSKTVLTDVFLRNHSSA
- the LOC108324844 gene encoding uncharacterized protein LOC108324844 — its product is MASSSSKLTLKLLVDAKREKVLFAEASKAVIDFLFNLLCLPIGTVIRILNKNQMVGSLANLYQSVENLDETYMQPDLHKDLLLKPSAPMSSRITGLLPSVNDTSSDNSSNLLYRCPVHYGRITCDNTTRCPEYNCTSNMTSVVPFVGEKVAKVISTDKSGFVKEVVTYMVMDDLVIQPMSNISSLTLLNKFNVREVGALQERVVELDMNQGVNLLKASLQSKTVLTDVFLKNHSSP